From the Candidatus Cloacimonadota bacterium genome, one window contains:
- a CDS encoding TldD/PmbA family protein, which produces MLNQRLLEKVLEMALSNGADFAEIFIEDTFNSSIQLLDRQIKKAIEGEDYGAGIRIFYGIKAIYAFTNDLSEKSLLAAADAVSKADIGKGNIVTFDLQKKDLDSPHKIEIPFNSITKKEKIDFIQKVDKAARNYSDLISQVNVTYTEKEQKIQIANSDDLLTDDTRTYARIYVSSIASKGNEMQTGSEGPGAQRGYEFFQKLNPEELGRKTAKQAVTMILADYAPSGKFPVVIGNGFGGVIFHEACGHALETTSVAKGASVFADKMGKQIANQCVTAIDDGTIPNAWGSTTIDDEGNPTQKTVLIKNGILKSFMIDHLGGIKIGTKSTGSGRRQSYKFAPTSRMRNTYIAAGNDNFDDMIASIDFGLYAKKMGGGSVQPGTGDFNFAVAEGYLIENGKITKPVRGATLIGNGAKILHKISMVGKELKFAEGMCGSVSGSVPTCVGEPPIKVDEIVVGGRK; this is translated from the coding sequence ATGTTAAATCAAAGATTATTAGAAAAAGTTTTGGAAATGGCTTTGTCAAATGGAGCTGATTTTGCTGAAATTTTTATAGAGGATACTTTTAATTCCTCTATTCAACTTTTAGACAGACAAATTAAAAAGGCAATTGAAGGAGAAGACTATGGGGCTGGCATCAGAATATTTTATGGTATTAAAGCAATCTACGCATTTACAAATGACCTTTCTGAGAAATCTCTTCTCGCTGCTGCTGATGCTGTCAGTAAAGCCGATATTGGAAAGGGTAATATCGTAACTTTTGACCTGCAGAAAAAAGATCTTGACTCACCACATAAGATTGAAATTCCTTTTAACTCTATTACAAAAAAAGAAAAAATTGACTTTATACAAAAGGTAGACAAAGCAGCGCGCAACTATTCTGATTTGATCTCCCAGGTAAATGTTACTTATACAGAAAAGGAGCAAAAAATTCAAATTGCTAACAGCGATGATTTACTTACTGATGATACCAGAACTTATGCAAGAATCTATGTTTCATCCATTGCAAGTAAAGGAAATGAAATGCAAACAGGTTCAGAAGGACCCGGAGCACAAAGAGGTTATGAATTCTTTCAAAAACTGAACCCTGAAGAATTAGGACGGAAAACTGCAAAACAAGCTGTCACAATGATTCTCGCTGATTATGCCCCTTCTGGAAAATTTCCTGTTGTCATTGGAAACGGCTTTGGTGGTGTAATCTTTCATGAGGCTTGCGGACATGCTTTAGAAACTACCAGTGTCGCAAAAGGTGCCTCGGTATTTGCAGACAAAATGGGTAAACAAATCGCAAATCAATGTGTAACCGCTATTGATGATGGCACAATTCCTAACGCATGGGGCTCCACTACAATTGATGATGAAGGAAATCCCACACAAAAGACAGTCTTAATTAAAAATGGCATATTAAAATCCTTTATGATAGACCATTTGGGTGGAATAAAAATCGGGACAAAATCAACAGGAAGCGGACGAAGACAGTCATACAAATTTGCTCCAACCTCCAGAATGAGAAACACTTACATTGCTGCGGGAAACGATAACTTTGATGATATGATTGCTTCAATTGATTTTGGACTTTATGCAAAAAAAATGGGTGGTGGCTCTGTTCAGCCCGGGACTGGAGACTTCAACTTTGCTGTGGCAGAGGGCTACTTGATAGAAAATGGCAAGATAACCAAACCAGTTCGTGGTGCAACTCTGATTGGGAATGGAGCAAAAATTCTTCATAAAATAAGTATGGTCGGAAAAGAACTTAAATTTGCAGAAGGAATGTGTGGCTCTGTAAGTGGGAGTGTTCCAACATGCGTTGGAGAACCCCCAATTAAAGTTGATGAAATAGTTGTCGGTGGAAGAAAATAA
- the dxs gene encoding 1-deoxy-D-xylulose-5-phosphate synthase — protein MLESIKVPDDVRNLNLRQLIRLSKDIRERIIDVTSKTGGHLAPSLGVVELTVALLKVFDPLKNRIVWDVGHQSYAYKILTGRNARFDTLRQLGGISGFNNIFESKYDTFGVGHSSTSISAGLGIYVGKELKKKPEKVVVVIGDGAMTAGEAFEGLNNVGGLNKKLIIILNDNSMSISKNVGGMHSYLANILTGKRYNKLKKEVWDAVQSLPRMVRNRIIYGVRRLEDSILSMLIPSSLFEDLGFKYIGPINGHSIPTLIKILSNVKQHVDVPCLIHILTKKGKGFPFAEQDATKFHGVPSFNNLTGELNKTKKDKAIISYSTLFGRTLEKMAEKDERVIAITAAMTDGTGLKGFAERFPERLFDVGIAEQHAVTFAAGLAIEGIKPFVAIYSTFLQRAYDQIIHDVALQKLPVRFVIDRGGLVGEDGPTHHGAFDLSYLRCIPNMTIMAPRDGKELEKMLKFMAGYKKGPIAVRYPRGKIQNFPELTNPRITYGKSEVIFNEGKIAIITIGAVFKIGYEVCNELQSKGILSYLINARFVKPLDSEMLLELATKGVKNIVTIEENVVRAGFGSAVLQKANELGLKFRIKMFGIPDKFITYGKTSQLHHLIGLETKNILDFILREIEE, from the coding sequence ATGTTAGAAAGTATAAAAGTTCCTGATGATGTAAGGAACTTAAATTTACGACAATTAATTAGATTAAGTAAAGATATTCGGGAAAGAATAATTGATGTTACTTCCAAAACAGGTGGACATTTAGCACCAAGCTTGGGGGTAGTAGAGCTTACAGTTGCACTTCTCAAAGTATTTGACCCTTTAAAGAATCGTATTGTCTGGGATGTTGGGCATCAGTCTTATGCTTATAAAATTTTAACTGGAAGAAATGCTCGTTTTGATACATTAAGACAATTAGGTGGAATCAGTGGATTCAATAATATCTTTGAAAGCAAATATGATACATTTGGAGTTGGTCATAGTAGCACATCAATTTCTGCGGGTCTTGGTATTTATGTTGGAAAGGAATTAAAAAAGAAGCCAGAGAAAGTCGTAGTGGTGATTGGCGATGGTGCAATGACAGCAGGTGAGGCATTTGAAGGACTGAATAATGTTGGCGGACTGAATAAAAAATTAATTATTATCCTTAATGATAATTCAATGTCTATTTCCAAAAATGTAGGTGGAATGCATTCCTATCTGGCAAATATTCTTACTGGCAAGCGATATAACAAACTAAAAAAGGAGGTCTGGGATGCAGTTCAATCTTTGCCCAGAATGGTTCGCAATAGAATTATCTATGGTGTTAGAAGACTTGAAGATAGTATATTGAGTATGCTTATTCCCAGTAGCCTTTTTGAAGATTTAGGATTCAAATATATTGGACCTATAAATGGACATAGTATACCAACTTTAATAAAGATTTTATCTAATGTAAAACAGCATGTAGATGTACCTTGTTTGATTCATATACTTACAAAAAAGGGTAAGGGATTTCCGTTTGCAGAGCAGGATGCTACCAAGTTTCATGGGGTTCCCTCATTCAATAATTTAACAGGGGAACTGAATAAGACAAAGAAGGATAAAGCCATTATAAGTTACTCCACACTATTTGGTAGAACCTTAGAAAAAATGGCAGAGAAAGACGAGAGGGTCATAGCAATAACCGCAGCAATGACAGATGGCACAGGGCTAAAAGGTTTTGCAGAGAGATTTCCTGAAAGACTTTTTGATGTTGGAATTGCTGAACAGCATGCTGTAACCTTTGCTGCCGGTTTGGCTATTGAAGGGATAAAGCCCTTTGTTGCAATCTATTCAACTTTTCTCCAACGAGCTTATGACCAGATAATACACGATGTTGCTTTGCAAAAATTACCTGTAAGATTTGTTATTGATAGAGGAGGTTTGGTAGGAGAAGATGGACCCACTCATCACGGAGCTTTTGATTTATCTTATCTTAGATGCATTCCAAATATGACAATAATGGCACCAAGAGATGGGAAAGAATTGGAAAAAATGCTGAAGTTTATGGCTGGATATAAAAAGGGTCCTATAGCAGTACGTTATCCCCGCGGAAAGATTCAAAATTTTCCTGAACTCACCAATCCAAGAATTACTTATGGAAAGTCAGAAGTGATTTTTAATGAAGGGAAAATAGCAATAATTACCATCGGCGCGGTTTTCAAAATTGGATATGAAGTCTGTAATGAACTGCAATCAAAGGGCATCTTGTCCTATTTGATAAACGCCCGATTTGTCAAACCGTTAGATTCAGAAATGCTATTAGAACTTGCAACTAAGGGAGTAAAAAATATTGTAACTATTGAGGAAAATGTTGTCAGAGCCGGATTTGGGTCTGCAGTTTTACAAAAAGCGAATGAGCTTGGACTGAAATTCAGAATAAAAATGTTTGGAATTCCAGACAAGTTTATCACATATGGGAAAACCAGTCAGTTACATCATTTGATTGGATTAGAAACGAAAAACATTTTAGATTTTATTCTTAGAGAAATTGAAGAATGA
- a CDS encoding TldD/PmbA family protein, producing the protein MFEKEFEQIFDIAKKRNIKDIDILLTKANSFSVKIFKQEVESFKYADSIGLGVRVLKNNSVGYAYTEKLNKNAFETIINKAQENATYIESDEEVELKNYPDIKRKLYVYYPELEKVTVSEKINKAKLLEESARKFSKKIINVPYSEIGNAKGSTKIANSNGLQKAYISNMAYGYAMSLARQKDETKSGMFYKFSHDFNQIDAEIIGNESAKRALDLLEAREIKSGKYPIIFNNEMAATVLDTFCGIFSAKSVQEGSSLLKGKLNTKIANNIVSIIDDALLDIGFSTRPFDDEGYPSQTTNLISKGILQSYLHNTITAKKDKTKSTGNASRSYKSTMNVSPSNLFIPNSKTPSDDLYKFFTRSIEIVQLSGMHSGCNPISGDFSMGAQGFFWENGERKYPVHNFTISGNFLQLLQDIIAIGDNLKFNFSSIGAPSILVEKLNISG; encoded by the coding sequence ATGTTTGAAAAAGAGTTTGAACAAATATTTGATATTGCAAAAAAAAGAAATATCAAAGATATAGATATTCTATTAACAAAAGCTAATTCCTTTTCTGTGAAAATATTTAAACAGGAAGTTGAAAGCTTTAAATATGCCGATTCAATCGGGCTTGGTGTAAGAGTACTTAAAAATAATTCAGTTGGATACGCATATACTGAAAAACTAAATAAGAATGCCTTTGAAACTATAATCAATAAAGCACAGGAGAATGCTACATATATTGAATCAGATGAAGAAGTTGAACTCAAAAACTATCCTGATATCAAAAGAAAATTGTATGTCTATTATCCTGAACTTGAAAAAGTTACTGTTAGCGAGAAGATAAATAAAGCAAAATTATTGGAAGAAAGCGCTCGGAAGTTTAGTAAAAAAATTATTAATGTTCCTTATTCAGAAATAGGAAATGCAAAGGGGTCAACTAAAATAGCTAATTCAAATGGTTTACAAAAAGCGTATATCTCAAATATGGCTTACGGTTATGCTATGTCTTTGGCTCGCCAGAAAGATGAAACGAAATCTGGAATGTTCTACAAATTTTCTCATGATTTCAATCAAATTGATGCTGAAATCATTGGAAATGAATCTGCGAAAAGGGCATTAGACCTTCTGGAAGCAAGAGAGATTAAATCTGGTAAGTATCCCATCATCTTCAATAATGAAATGGCTGCAACCGTTCTTGATACTTTTTGTGGCATCTTCTCAGCTAAATCAGTTCAAGAAGGTAGCTCTTTACTGAAAGGAAAATTGAATACCAAAATCGCCAATAACATCGTATCAATCATTGACGATGCCTTGCTTGATATTGGTTTTTCTACCAGACCTTTTGATGATGAGGGATATCCTTCACAAACCACGAATCTAATCTCTAAAGGTATTTTGCAATCCTATCTTCATAATACCATTACTGCAAAAAAGGATAAAACTAAATCTACAGGTAATGCCAGCCGTTCTTATAAAAGCACAATGAATGTTTCACCATCTAATTTATTTATCCCAAATAGTAAAACCCCGTCAGATGATTTATACAAGTTTTTCACTCGCTCAATTGAAATTGTTCAACTTTCTGGTATGCATAGTGGTTGCAATCCTATTTCCGGAGATTTCTCTATGGGCGCTCAGGGATTTTTCTGGGAAAATGGGGAAAGAAAATATCCTGTGCACAACTTTACTATCTCAGGAAATTTCCTTCAACTACTTCAAGATATTATTGCTATTGGCGATAATCTCAAATTTAACTT
- the yihA gene encoding ribosome biogenesis GTP-binding protein YihA/YsxC, which yields MRIVNSKFVTSATQFRHLPKSTLPEIAFMGRSNVGKSSLINTLLNRKNLAQISKNPGKTRAINLFEVEYINIKDKKDKLIFADLPGYGYAKVSDKIRLDWKRLVENYLQKQEKLCGVVIIVDIRHSADEKDIQAVKWVSSFQKPLLLVATKSDKLSKSKINLQVNLLKQEFSLLSDEQIIGFSSKSCFGKEKIMAWINEKKTQHCIPNPQFNWGGL from the coding sequence ATGAGAATTGTTAATTCAAAGTTTGTTACCAGTGCAACACAATTTAGGCATCTGCCGAAATCCACTTTGCCTGAGATTGCTTTTATGGGCAGGTCTAATGTAGGGAAGTCTTCGTTGATAAATACTTTGTTGAACAGAAAAAACCTGGCACAGATTAGTAAGAATCCTGGAAAGACGCGAGCTATAAACCTTTTTGAGGTTGAGTATATTAACATAAAAGATAAGAAAGATAAGCTTATTTTTGCAGATTTGCCTGGCTATGGATACGCAAAAGTTTCAGATAAAATAAGATTAGATTGGAAGCGACTTGTGGAGAATTACTTGCAAAAACAGGAAAAACTTTGTGGGGTTGTAATTATTGTGGATATTAGACATTCCGCAGATGAAAAGGATATTCAAGCTGTTAAATGGGTGAGCTCATTTCAAAAGCCTTTACTTCTTGTTGCCACAAAGAGTGATAAATTAAGCAAATCAAAGATTAATCTACAGGTTAACTTATTGAAACAGGAATTCTCATTGTTAAGCGATGAACAAATTATAGGATTTTCATCAAAAAGCTGTTTTGGGAAAGAAAAAATAATGGCATGGATAAATGAAAAAAAAACTCAACATTGCATTCCCAATCCCCAATTCAATTGGGGAGGGCTTTAG
- the queD gene encoding 6-carboxytetrahydropterin synthase QueD, giving the protein MFEINIWSHFSAAHRLDGYQGECANLHGHNWKARLGIFCKKTNEIGMTIDFKVLKKQFEKLLYEFDHKYLNELKCFDRQNPTSELIAKTLFERASAKINNSNCKVKEIEVWESEKYSVVYRPNENC; this is encoded by the coding sequence ATGTTTGAGATAAATATTTGGAGTCATTTTAGTGCAGCACATAGATTAGATGGATATCAAGGTGAATGTGCCAATCTTCATGGTCATAATTGGAAAGCTCGTTTGGGAATTTTTTGTAAGAAAACCAATGAAATTGGAATGACTATTGATTTTAAAGTTTTGAAAAAACAATTTGAGAAGCTCCTTTATGAATTTGACCATAAATATTTGAATGAATTAAAGTGTTTTGATAGACAAAATCCCACTTCAGAATTGATTGCTAAAACCCTCTTTGAAAGGGCATCAGCTAAAATCAATAATTCCAATTGCAAGGTAAAAGAAATTGAAGTCTGGGAATCAGAAAAATATTCTGTTGTGTATAGACCCAATGAGAATTGTTAA